The window gtgggaggcagagagtccATTTCAGGGGGAGGGGttctgggaagagaagaggaggaagggccaGGCCCAGCCTTGGTGTCTCTTTTTGGTTTCCTCACAGTCCCTGGGCCAGGACTCAGGGAGACAGTGTGACAAAGAGCTCTCTGCGCAGGAGAAGGGTTCAGGGAACCGTCCGGGCCCCAGGCCTGACTCTCAGGGTCTCAGCCCAAGGACTAAGTCTGGGCGGGGAAGGTCAGTGTTGGGGAGTCCCCATCTCCCAGGGTTTCACTTCTGCCTCTTACAGCCTTTGTGGGGTCCTTTTTCCTGGATACTGATGACGAGTCCCCAGCGGTCACTCCCATTGGGTGTACGGTTTCTAGAGAAGCCAATCAGCCTCTCCGCCGTCCCGGGTTATAAGGTCTCCGCCGACCCACTCGACTCAGATTGTCTCTGTACCTTGAGGGTGCTGGTGATGGGGTCCCCAACCCTCTTCCTGTTGTTCTCCGGGGCTCTGGTCCTGACCCCGACTTGGGCAGGTGAATGCGGGTCGGTGGGGAACGGCCTCTGCGGGGAGAAGCGAGGGGACCCGTCGGGGACGCCGGACCCCGGGCGGGCGAGTGTCCACTATCCCCGGCTCTGACCTTCCACATGCCCCTTTTAGCCACTTTTCCGTCTCCTGGGACCCCTCTCCTCTTGTCCCGCGTACCGCGGGCACGAGACCCGCGCCGGGAAGGGTCGCCGGGTCTcagcccctctctgcccccaggtCCTCACGCCCTGAGATATTTCAGCACCGCCGTGTCCCGGCCCGGCCGCGGGGAGCCCCGCTTCATCACCGTCGGCTACGTGGACGACACGGAGATTTCGCTATTCGACAGCGACGCCGCGAGCCGGAGGGCGGAGCCACGGGCGCCGTGGATGGAGCAGCCGTGGGTAGAGCAGGAGCGCCCGCAGTTTTGGGACCGCGAGACGCGGCGCGCCAAGGGCTACGCACAGAATTTCCGAGTGTATCTGAACACCCTGCGCGGCTACTACAACCAGAGCGAGGACGGTGAGCCACGCGGGCGGGTCCCGGTCACGACCCCATCCCCACGGACGGACAGAGATCGCCCGAGTATCCGGGCCCGAAATCCACCCGTGACAGCAGGACCCCACATACCACCTGGGAGGAACCCACGGACTTTGACCCGGTTTCGTTTTGGGTTTAGGTTTAACCCCTgaggggggtgggatggggggtggggggcgtggcAGACCAGGGGCGGGGCTAGGTGGGCGGGGCTGACCGCGGGGCGGGGTCAGGGTCTCACACCCTCCAGGGGATGCTGGGCTGCGAAATGGACCCAGACGGGCGCCTCCTCCGCGGGTACAGTCAGTACGCCTATGACGGGACCGATTCTCTGGCCCTGAACGAGGACCTGCGCTCCTGGACCGCGAACGGCGCGGCGGCTCAGATCACCCGACGCAACTGGGAGCAGTTCGATTATGCCAAGCACTACAGGAACTACCTGGAGGGGGAGTGCGTGGAGTGGCTCCGCATTCAactggaaaaggggaaggagacgctgcagcgcgcaggtaccagggccgcgggaatccctcctctcccctcgggcTGCGGCTCCTACACGGACACAGGAAATGGACCGGGTCAGAACACCCTCCTTTGGGTCGGGACATTGAGTCCCCTGGGCTTTCAAATCCGGGACCAGAGACCGACTCCCCCTTTCTCTCAGGACACTTAGGTGCAGTCTCTCTGGGATGGAGGGGAGACCAACCCTGAAATAACCCATCAGCGGTTCCCCTTGACCCTGGCAGTGGCCCTGGGACCCATGGGGACTTTCTCCCTCAGGCCTTGTTCTCTGTTCCCACCCAGTGTGTCTGAGGTCTGACCCCGGCTTTTCTGAGTCATTTGGCCTCCACCCAGGTCGGGACCggaattttgttttctcctaccTTGAGCTGTGTCTCTCTGATTCTAGAACTTTCTGAACACTAAGAGATCATCCCAAATGCCTGTATCCAGGCTGGTGTCTGGGTTCTGTGCTCCCTTCCTGACCCCAGCTGTCCTGTCCACTCTCAGGATGGTCACAGGACTGCTGCTGGAGTGGCCCATGAGGGATGAAAAGGTCCTGAatttctcactcttctcctcaGACCCCCCAAAGACACACATGacccaccaccccatctctgaccatgaggtcaccctgaggtgctgggccctgAGTTTCTACCCTGCGGAGATCACCCTGACCTGGCAGCGTGACGGGCAGGACCTGACCCAGGAAACTGATCATGTGGAGACCAGGCCTGCGGGGGACGGGACCTTTCAGAAGTGGGCGGCTGTGGCGGtgccccctggagaggagcagagctacACGTGCCATGTGCAGCACGAGGGGCTGCCCGAGCCTCTGAccctgagatggggtgaggaggggacgtgggcacagagcctcttctcagggagcaggggcctctggagGACTTCAGCAGGGTCAAGACTGTGTCCAGGGGTCAAGGCCGtcacttccccttccttcccttcccagagccacTTCCTCAGGACACCAATACCACTGTGGCCATCATTGCTGTCCTGGTCCTCCTTGGAGCTGTAGTCTCTGGAGCTGTGGTGGGagctgtgatgtggaggaggaggcgatcaggtagggaagggtggggtctgAGTTTCTTGTCCCACAGGGGTTTCAAGCCCAGGAAGAAGTGTGTCAGCTTCATTAATGGTAAGTACTGTCCCCACAAATGTGCTCTCCCAGTCTGGGGCCATTTGCTAACACTTACTCTTTAGTGAGACATGTGTGAACATGAGGGACAAAGTTATCATCTTGATGAATATGGTAATGGGGACCTGGTCCCCAACAGTGACAGGTCTGAGACAAGGTTCCTGCTGATGACAGACCTGCTGGAGGGAGGTTGGTCAAGTCCCCACACATGTACTTTCCTAGGGTTTCCTGATCCTGCCCTGAGTCTgtactcacagttctggaaacttctctggGGTCCAGGACTAGGGTTTCCATTAAGACCTcatggccctgcctcctccctggtctctcaCGGGATGTTTTCTTCCCACAAGTGGGAAAGGAGAAAGTTATGCTCAGGCTGCCAGTGAATATGGAGGGGGTGACCCCTGAGACCCTGTGACAGTGCAGACAGGAGCCATGGGGGACCTCACCCCCCATAGTTCCTCCTTTATTCTCCTGTCCTGGGGGCTCTGACCACATCCTGTTGTGTTCTACCCCAGGCAGTGACAATGCCCATGGCGCTGTGTCTCTCACGGCTTCTAATAGTGAGaccctgatgtgtgtgtgtgtgtgtgtggggggggggggttgggactGGGTGATGAGAATTCTCTGGGACATTTTGAGCATGAAGTGGACTATTGAGAATGTCACCAGTTACAGCCACTGACTTgaatttgtgattatttttatctACAGCATGAGACAGCTGCCTTGAACTGAGAGACGGAAgatgcatcacacacacacacacactggccagcCCTGTTTGTGACTTCAGGAACCTCTCACTTCTGTCTCTGCAGAGGGCATCTGAACgtgtctgcattcctatcagcatagtgtgaggaggtgggagCCTGGCCCACTCCTGCCCCGTTTGCTGTTGTTACtcagggtctcatgaagaggagccgcAAAGGAGTGAGTCAGCAACAATACTGCCAGTGGGGGACCCCAGTCTCTCCAGGATTGAGatgccttggagagatcagctatccatttattaagcagaaacatgacatcatgcgtgagaaactaacaagcagaatacagtgtacaatttcattatttagttttgcaaaactgattagatttatATTGCCCTTCCTGAGACATAACACagcaccatctgctgtctgattcctgacctgcagataGCTCCCCAGGGCCAAGCATCGCATCCTTGAGCCTTCTCTGGGCGACCACCCTCAGTCATGTGTGCTTGGTCTGGACCTTCACTTTCTCAGATGGGAACCGAAAGTCACTTgatgctttggctttcctccaacatgCCCCCACgtcccctccccacacttccctgTCCAGCAGAGGGGGACTGGgcctccccctccctgtctgTACTTCCTGGAGCACTGAGCTGCAGCTTCTTACCCTCTTATGGAAATAAGAACTCTAGCTGTGaacttgtattttcatttcttgccATGAGGGTTGGTTGggttaattaaaagagaaggccCTAAAgtttgagaggaaataaatggaagcacTGAGAATTTTCCAGAACCCGTGTGTCTGTTGTGCTGAGTCTGTTgcagggacaggagaggctgtgagGACCGAGTGTGGTCGGGGCCTGTGCCCAGTTGGTGCTCAGTGCATCATGGGCTTCAAGTGGTCAGTCTGCAGTGGGTCACCTCTCTGCtcctttgtccttctctctccagTAGAACTTTGTCCCCCAGGACCTGTGAGCACAGGGACTCACATGTCACCCAGGCCTTGTAAACTATCCTAATAAAGGACACCTCCAGGTCTGTGAGCAACGAGGGTTTTGTTGGGTCAGTCGGCCGAGGCCCAGGCCTGAGTCCACCCGTCCACCCGAGTCTCCTGGGTCTTCATTTGTTGTTTCTTAGTTTCTATGGAGCAGTGTGACTGTTTTTGTCCTTGTTTGGGGTTCCAGTCTCATTCTCCTCTGGGTGTCCCTGCTTCCTGATGGGTTGATCTGGGGTGTCAGAGGAGTCAAGGTCTGAAAAATCTCAGAGGATGAGAGTAGACGGAGTTGCTGTCAGTGGAGATGGGGAGGCTCTGGAAGGAGCATATCTGAGGGGACATCACAGGCGTTCATTGTACGAGATGGTGGAGCTGAGACGTCTGTTAGAAATACAAGGGAGTCATCCGATTGGCAGCTGGACAGATGATTCTGGAGATGAGGAGAGATGTCAGCTGGAGAAACATACTTGGGAGATGACACAGAGAGAGATTTAAAGCTTTCAGAACAGAGGAGGTGACCCAGGCAGTGATGGCTGCAGAAGACAGAGGAGGAAGGACTGACCAGGACCCAGTGCTGAGCGATCTGCTCAGACACACACCAGAGCCGATGGCACAGCTCTGTCTCCACGTCTAGAAGGCATGGCGACCACGGAGTCCCACAGGGTCACCTGCCATTTTGTTAAGACTCAGACCGTCGGGAGCAGAGTGTGAGAGTCTGGATTATAACAAGGTcggtgctgatgctgctggtctcaGGTCACACGTTTAGTAGCAGGAACCCAGACCAGGACCCCACAGGGCTGTGTGTCAGCCTCACCTGCAGGGCTGGTTACACAGTGACTCCTGGTCTGGAGCCTAATTCTCAGGGATGGTGGGTCTGGGAGGGGCCTGGGGGTTTGTAAGAAGATGTGATGTTGGGAGTTACATCTCATTCTCTCTGCCGTGGGGCAGAGTCAGGTGGAAGATTTAGGAAGTGGTCCCGGTTCAGGGTAATAAAATCTCTGAACGCTTGTTCTCTGAAACTGTTCCCCTCATTGATTTCTTACTGAAAACAATGGAATGCCAACTGTTTCTAATTCAGATATAAAGCAGCATATACATGATATTGGGATCTAATAGTGTTTGGGGAAAACCACAGACCAGgttgaggccacacagccaggagcAGACCCACAGTCCAGCCGAGGTCGGGTCCCACACAGGAACCACTGTCCTGCTGCTGGGCACATGTCACTGCTCACACCCCTGACTCCCTGATGCTGGACCCTGGTCCTGTGTCCAGCACTGCTGTGTCTGCCACTCCCACCACCCTTGCCCAGTGCACTCTGCACAGTCCCAGCCGCTCTGTGTCACCATGTCCTGAGGCAGAGTCCGGTATTTGGTCACCTGACTGGTGGAGCCTCATGCAGCGGCCAGTTGCACTAATGTTGGGGACATGGGTTTCTCTCCTTTATGGAGGGACATGGTCTCTGTCTCCCACCAGACTCTTTATGTCTGGAATTCTCCTCATGTGGGAAGACAGTTCAGGTgctggggtgagggaggaagagaaataaattttcaaatcttGGAGCAAAGATTTGAGAGTAGAACCTTCTGGTACTTTGTAGGGACTCCAGTTTGGCTGGAGAACACGTGACCAGTAAGTGACATCCCAGGTAGAAGTGACTTGCTGGCTCTTACTCTGAATTTCTTTGTGGGATGTGAGGGCTTTTTCCTCCCCTCACTCAGTTCTCTGATTCTCAGACACCAACTGTGTTTCCTACAATTCAACACAATTCCCGTGCAAACTACCTTGACTTAGCATCAGACCCCACACACTCGGGACTCCACCCCACTAGACAGCCCTCACTTCTGACACAAATCTCCGAGTTCAGGCCCCCGTGTGACTTGCATTTTTGTCTGACTGTGAATAGGTTTTGATCTGTCAGGTGGATTCTTGCAGGATGGATGTAAAtgccttctctttattttttctaactcaGAACTCTCTCTGGGTAGAGAGTGGACTAAGGCAAAGACCATGTGCATAAGCTATTCCATGTCAAGGAACCAGCGGCTGTGTCCAGGACAAACATCAGATGGGCCAATAATGGACGTGGAGAATGGGAGACAGAGCGGGGAGTGAGGAGCCCTGGGCTGGAAGGGCTGTGACGACTCTCACATCTTCTTGGGAATCTAGAGGCCATGGGCATGCCCAGTGTGGGGCATGTGATCAGAAAAGACCTGAGAGAGCCATGTGAACATACCTCTGGCTGATTTC is drawn from Saccopteryx leptura isolate mSacLep1 chromosome 1, mSacLep1_pri_phased_curated, whole genome shotgun sequence and contains these coding sequences:
- the LOC136389960 gene encoding patr class I histocompatibility antigen, A-126 alpha chain-like yields the protein MGSPTLFLLFSGALVLTPTWAGPHALRYFSTAVSRPGRGEPRFITVGYVDDTEISLFDSDAASRRAEPRAPWMEQPWVEQERPQFWDRETRRAKGYAQNFRVYLNTLRGYYNQSEDGSHTLQGMLGCEMDPDGRLLRGYSQYAYDGTDSLALNEDLRSWTANGAAAQITRRNWEQFDYAKHYRNYLEGECVEWLRIQLEKGKETLQRADPPKTHMTHHPISDHEVTLRCWALSFYPAEITLTWQRDGQDLTQETDHVETRPAGDGTFQKWAAVAVPPGEEQSYTCHVQHEGLPEPLTLRWEPLPQDTNTTVAIIAVLVLLGAVVSGAVVGAVMWRRRRSGREGPVPLTVPVLEFYIRCRVTVPERLQQADRSLTLGLFCVEQGAGRISGSELGLRFLQRDLPASAEQGRLLV